Proteins encoded in a region of the Spirochaetota bacterium genome:
- a CDS encoding DUF3592 domain-containing protein, giving the protein MPKKLPANKPLSVLALLCLTGGIATLGYFIYLIRAADDSAYWPSTSGKLATCRVAKHRSSSAGGRYGYGSRSDSVSYDLEVEYDYEVAGVPHRGRRFYFGPRTGDRSYWEKKAREYCGERTVEVHYNPRAPEESVLETKGSEENYIFILMGLGFLGYGLYLAGLVIRKRTG; this is encoded by the coding sequence ATGCCGAAAAAGCTCCCGGCCAACAAGCCCCTTTCGGTCCTGGCCCTGCTGTGTCTAACCGGCGGCATCGCAACCCTGGGCTATTTCATTTATCTGATCAGGGCCGCCGATGACAGCGCGTACTGGCCGTCGACATCGGGAAAACTTGCAACGTGCCGCGTGGCAAAGCACCGGAGCTCATCCGCCGGTGGGCGCTACGGGTATGGAAGCCGCAGCGATTCGGTGAGCTATGATCTTGAAGTGGAATATGATTACGAGGTTGCCGGCGTGCCGCACCGGGGGCGGAGGTTTTACTTCGGGCCCCGGACCGGGGACCGGAGCTACTGGGAGAAGAAAGCCAGGGAATATTGCGGAGAAAGAACTGTTGAGGTTCATTACAATCCGCGCGCTCCGGAAGAATCAGTCCTGGAGACGAAGGGGAGTGAAGAGAATTATATCTTCATACTGATGGGGCTGGGATTCTTGGGCTACGGCCTATACCTGGCGGGATTGGTTATCAGGAAACGGACCGGATAA
- a CDS encoding SUMF1/EgtB/PvdO family nonheme iron enzyme produces the protein MKGLAANSLDLNDMSGNVNEWCFAKISNATILMGGHYFSDMSDIYIGYRPADLVNSSNKFRGFRIARTE, from the coding sequence GTGAAGGGATTGGCCGCGAACAGCCTGGACCTCAACGACATGAGCGGGAATGTAAATGAATGGTGCTTTGCGAAGATTTCAAATGCAACCATTTTAATGGGCGGGCATTATTTTTCTGACATGTCCGATATTTACATTGGATATCGGCCCGCCGATTTGGTGAATAGTAGTAATAAATTCCGCGGCTTCCGTATCGCCAGGACAGAGTGA
- a CDS encoding TetR/AcrR family transcriptional regulator codes for MEKKTRPKRAYMSKALRKEEIVAKAKAVFAEKGYHNTSIGDILKACNIAQGTLYMHFSGKQEVFREVIIDAMGNILKIISPIQVEAMNDAQSRDLDLYHYILRKNRRFFEAVRDEKNLFRIILFESYGIDPEINKILLNIYNIIKNQVETELSIFRKLDLLGDVNMMIAVQAVIGSIMMVIMNNFFGDAEPDIPYLAEEITKLQLYGYGNGHHKGGITL; via the coding sequence ATGGAAAAGAAAACAAGGCCCAAGCGGGCCTATATGAGCAAGGCCCTCAGAAAAGAAGAAATTGTCGCAAAAGCGAAAGCCGTATTTGCTGAAAAAGGCTACCACAACACAAGCATCGGGGACATCCTCAAGGCATGCAATATCGCCCAGGGCACGCTATACATGCATTTCAGCGGAAAGCAGGAAGTATTCAGGGAAGTCATAATCGATGCGATGGGAAATATCCTGAAGATCATCAGCCCGATTCAAGTCGAAGCGATGAATGATGCCCAAAGCCGCGATCTTGACCTCTACCATTATATCCTCAGGAAAAACAGGAGGTTTTTCGAGGCGGTGAGGGACGAAAAGAATCTCTTCCGCATCATCCTTTTCGAATCCTACGGTATCGACCCCGAGATCAATAAAATCCTGCTCAACATTTACAATATCATAAAAAACCAGGTCGAGACCGAGCTTTCCATTTTCCGGAAGCTTGACCTGCTGGGTGACGTTAACATGATGATAGCCGTGCAGGCGGTGATCGGCTCCATTATGATGGTTATAATGAATAATTTTTTCGGCGACGCCGAGCCTGACATTCCGTATCTCGCGGAGGAAATCACCAAGCTCCAGCTTTATGGATACGGTAACGGCCACCACAAGGGCGGAATAACTTTGTAA
- a CDS encoding SDR family NAD(P)-dependent oxidoreductase has protein sequence MKKIMITGTTSGLGLEIASQLAQNPDTQVIMAVRNLNRGLEIARQLGKNVSAVHLDLSSLGNVGAFVRKWRSKLDGLVNNAGVQFSTRESFTADSLEETIAVNHLAVFLLTIGLEKHLSGGKVLFMGSGTHNPKHKTAAMFGFRGARYTSVQDLASGGSSTGSITRRNMDRYATSKFLVTVTAVELARRDKTYQAFVLDPGLMPGTGLARTQSPIMRFMWSNVLPIAGTFLPDTSSTKKSASAAAWIMTEASLPYPSGTIFSYDKKPCRHVWEEMVRNPKIGADVYEQSLRIVERFRK, from the coding sequence ATGAAAAAAATTATGATTACCGGAACAACCTCCGGCCTCGGGTTGGAAATCGCATCACAGCTGGCGCAAAATCCTGATACTCAGGTTATCATGGCGGTGAGGAACCTGAACAGGGGGCTGGAGATAGCACGGCAGCTCGGGAAAAACGTATCGGCGGTGCATCTGGATTTATCATCTTTGGGGAATGTAGGGGCTTTTGTCAGGAAATGGCGATCAAAACTCGACGGCCTGGTCAACAACGCCGGCGTCCAGTTCAGCACCCGGGAGAGCTTCACAGCTGATTCTCTCGAGGAGACCATTGCCGTCAACCACCTGGCGGTGTTCCTGCTGACGATCGGACTGGAGAAGCACCTCTCCGGGGGAAAGGTGCTGTTCATGGGGAGCGGAACGCACAATCCAAAACACAAAACCGCCGCCATGTTTGGCTTCCGCGGAGCGCGATACACGTCCGTCCAGGACCTGGCGAGCGGCGGATCATCCACCGGAAGCATTACCCGGCGGAATATGGACCGTTATGCCACATCAAAATTTTTAGTTACCGTGACTGCTGTTGAGCTGGCTCGCCGCGACAAAACATATCAGGCTTTTGTATTGGATCCGGGACTAATGCCGGGAACAGGTCTGGCAAGAACCCAAAGCCCCATCATGCGGTTCATGTGGAGCAATGTCCTGCCGATAGCAGGCACGTTCCTTCCCGATACTTCCAGCACGAAAAAAAGCGCCTCAGCCGCAGCTTGGATCATGACAGAAGCAAGCCTTCCCTATCCCAGCGGAACGATCTTCTCCTACGATAAAAAACCATGCAGACATGTTTGGGAAGAAATGGTCAGGAATCCCAAAATCGGCGCCGACGTCTATGAACAATCGCTGCGAATAGTTGAACGCTTCCGGAAATAA
- a CDS encoding TetR/AcrR family transcriptional regulator: MGNDTKQILLKATRDLIDKQGIAEISMRTVGKAAHLSRGALYRHFDNKESLLAAIVIENFHIMKEKFAELEEKIRNPRQLLFELSIQYYNFGINNPDHYQLMFNTKWDEDKYPDVKQAAIDVFNKFIFFVSMALKSRQLNQKLLLEKTAVLYACIHGVVELHLAGHNKPEKGLNDITPLINHALDSIIKK; the protein is encoded by the coding sequence ATGGGCAATGATACCAAACAAATCCTTCTTAAAGCTACACGCGATCTTATTGATAAACAAGGAATCGCGGAAATATCAATGAGAACCGTGGGTAAAGCCGCACATTTATCACGGGGGGCTTTATACCGGCATTTTGATAATAAAGAGTCATTATTGGCTGCCATAGTTATTGAAAATTTTCATATCATGAAGGAGAAATTCGCCGAGCTTGAAGAAAAAATAAGAAATCCACGGCAGCTATTGTTCGAGTTAAGCATTCAATATTACAATTTCGGGATAAATAACCCGGATCACTACCAGCTTATGTTTAATACCAAATGGGATGAGGATAAATACCCTGATGTCAAGCAGGCGGCCATCGACGTGTTTAATAAGTTTATCTTTTTTGTTTCCATGGCATTGAAATCAAGGCAGTTGAATCAGAAATTATTGCTGGAAAAGACGGCGGTTTTATATGCGTGCATACATGGCGTCGTGGAATTACACCTGGCGGGTCATAACAAACCAGAAAAAGGCCTGAATGATATTACGCCTTTGATAAACCACGCACTTGATTCAATCATAAAGAAATAA
- a CDS encoding FAD-dependent oxidoreductase, producing the protein MLVSRRIEIDFNLNAVSFLNEKNAASLDSERIYDVVIIGGGPAGLTAAVYCMRKGVDAALIVKHVGGQMAETSAIENYMGYRHINGLDLVDKFQEQVRQFSIGYGEGVGVASTEDGPIKTIKLDDERFVRGRALIIASGKSWRKLGVPGEQKLTGRGVAYCTICDAPLFAGKRVVVVGGGNSGVEAAIDLAAIAGEVIVVQNLDRLTADKILTEKLAAFGNVRYMYKSSVREIKGENAVTSVVLENAATGEAMEVAADGIFIEIGLEPNSGFARGIVEMNDAGEIVVDCACRTSRAGVFAAGDVTTVPYKQIIIAGGEGAKAALSACDYLKKME; encoded by the coding sequence ATGCTCGTTTCACGGAGGATTGAAATAGATTTTAACCTCAACGCGGTTTCATTCTTGAATGAAAAAAACGCCGCTTCCCTGGATTCGGAGCGGATCTACGATGTTGTCATCATTGGCGGCGGCCCCGCGGGTCTGACCGCCGCGGTCTATTGCATGCGCAAGGGCGTTGACGCCGCCCTTATCGTCAAGCACGTGGGTGGGCAGATGGCGGAGACGTCCGCCATCGAAAACTACATGGGCTATCGCCACATAAACGGCCTGGACCTTGTGGACAAGTTCCAGGAGCAGGTACGGCAGTTTAGCATTGGCTATGGCGAAGGCGTCGGAGTGGCATCGACCGAGGATGGTCCGATAAAGACAATTAAGCTCGATGACGAGCGGTTCGTCAGGGGGAGAGCGCTTATCATCGCTTCCGGCAAGTCATGGAGAAAGCTGGGGGTTCCCGGAGAGCAAAAGCTGACCGGCCGCGGGGTTGCCTATTGCACGATATGCGACGCCCCTCTCTTCGCGGGAAAGAGGGTCGTGGTTGTGGGCGGCGGAAACTCCGGGGTGGAGGCCGCGATCGATCTTGCGGCCATCGCGGGAGAGGTCATCGTGGTGCAGAACCTTGACCGGTTGACCGCGGATAAGATACTCACGGAAAAACTGGCCGCGTTCGGCAACGTGCGGTATATGTATAAAAGCTCGGTGAGGGAAATAAAAGGCGAAAACGCCGTGACTTCGGTTGTTCTTGAAAATGCGGCGACCGGCGAGGCCATGGAGGTCGCCGCCGATGGGATCTTCATAGAAATTGGCCTTGAGCCGAACAGCGGTTTTGCCAGGGGCATCGTTGAAATGAATGATGCCGGCGAGATCGTGGTGGACTGCGCCTGCAGGACAAGCAGAGCCGGTGTCTTCGCCGCGGGTGATGTCACCACGGTGCCATACAAGCAGATCATAATCGCGGGAGGGGAGGGTGCGAAGGCGGCCCTTTCCGCGTGCGACTATCTGAAAAAAATGGAATAA